One genomic region from Hoeflea algicola encodes:
- a CDS encoding PopZ family protein yields MGQAGAQREPSMEEILASIRRIIENNEPAGENEAGAAYDGAHDDYADESESDFESSVSNGVRGKGFASDDVTEDEATEQSAAPEEPQRSEPVSLADVAARVRLSPEALAAVAADPGADAEAAIDDAVAEELRQALVSNDPVVSIAPRLETVEPVKSSEPAKQEDTEVQQESEPKIASAGKPETGGSQLVSLHTGEKVAAAFDELSSAIAAGQTRSFDEIAEEMLKPMLSQWLDDNLPTLVERLVREEIERVSRGNRS; encoded by the coding sequence ATGGGACAGGCCGGCGCACAGCGCGAACCGTCGATGGAAGAAATTCTGGCGTCCATCCGCAGGATCATCGAGAATAATGAACCCGCGGGTGAAAACGAGGCGGGTGCCGCCTATGACGGTGCCCACGACGATTATGCGGACGAATCAGAATCAGACTTTGAAAGCTCGGTGAGCAATGGCGTTCGCGGCAAAGGCTTTGCCAGCGACGATGTTACCGAGGATGAAGCGACTGAGCAAAGCGCAGCGCCGGAAGAGCCGCAGCGCTCGGAACCGGTCTCGCTCGCCGATGTGGCGGCGCGTGTACGCTTGTCCCCGGAAGCTTTGGCTGCAGTCGCTGCTGACCCGGGGGCGGACGCCGAGGCCGCAATCGACGACGCCGTGGCGGAAGAACTCAGGCAGGCGCTGGTCTCCAACGATCCGGTGGTGTCGATCGCGCCCAGACTGGAAACCGTTGAGCCCGTAAAGTCTTCCGAGCCTGCCAAGCAGGAGGACACCGAGGTGCAGCAGGAATCTGAACCCAAAATTGCAAGCGCTGGCAAGCCGGAGACAGGCGGAAGCCAGCTGGTTTCCCTGCATACCGGAGAAAAAGTCGCTGCGGCGTTTGACGAGTTGAGCTCGGCTATCGCGGCAGGGCAAACACGGTCGTTTGACGAAATCGCCGAGGAAATGCTCAAGCCGATGCTCAGCCAATGGCTCGATGACAATCTGCCGACCCTTGTCGAGCGGCTGGTTCGCGAAGAAATCGAGCGGGTGTCGCGCGGCAACAGAAGCTGA